In one window of Denticeps clupeoides chromosome 2, fDenClu1.1, whole genome shotgun sequence DNA:
- the LOC114768040 gene encoding phenylethanolamine N-methyltransferase-like, giving the protein MPQSKEEKLKRMEKESEKKTVDIDDGVVAMAVRYQGFDPAAYLQYNYTPPRADFQRSDSIVPWKLSCLHKAFTEGDIDGDLLVDIGSGPTLYQVMSGCEVFRRVILTDFLEVNRKELKTWLGGGSGSLDWTPYLEYVCQLEGRSSSAASDKASQLRSRVTDILPIDVHRQQPLASGALPPTGADCLVSCFCLESVSPDVASFNRALGNISTLLRLGGHLLLIGALGESFYLGGPGLQIPVVPLDEAQVCNSLKATGFALVQLSVYTLPPDMRVGVDDVSGVFFAKARKL; this is encoded by the exons ATGCCCCAAAGCAAAG AAGAAAAACTGAAGAGgatggagaaagagagtgagaagaAGACTGTGGACATCGATGATGGGGTGGTCGCCATGGCTGTGCGTTACCAGGGCTTCGATCCCGCAGCGTATCTCCAGTACAACTACACTCCACCCCGTGCCGACTTCCAGCGTTCTGACAGCATTGTACCCTGGAAGCTCAGCTGCCTTCACAAAGCCTTCACAgaag GTGACATTGATGGGGATCTCCTCGTGGACATCGGTTCCGGTCCCACCCTGTACCAGGTGATGAGCGGCTGCGAGGTGTTCAGACGTGTGATCCTGACTGACTTCCTGGAGGTGAACCGAAAAGAGCTGAAGACGTGGCTGGGCGGGGGGAGCGGCAGCCTGGACTGGACACCGTACCTGGAGTACGTCTGTCAGCTGGAGGGGAGGAG CTCATCAGCAGCCAGTGACAAAGCCTCACAGCTTCGCTCCAGAGTGACGGACATCCTACCGATTGATGTTCACCGCCAGCAGCCCCTGGCTTCTGGGGCTCTGCCACCCACAGGAGCCGACTGCCTCGTGTCCTGCTTCTGCCTGGAGAGCGTCAGTCCAGATGTAGCCTCTTTCAACCGAGCACTGGGGAACATCTCCACATTGCTCCGACTTGGTGGGCACCTCCTGCTCATCGGAGCCCTGGGGGAGAGCTTCTACCTCGGGGGGCCGGGCCTGCAGATCCCCGTGGTGCCGCTGGACGAGGCCCAGGTGTGCAACAGCTTGAAGGCCACAGGGTTCGCCCTGGTCCAGCTCAGCGTCTACACCCTTCCCCCCGACATGAGGGTGGGGGTGGACGACGTGTCGGGAGTGTTCTTTGCTAAAGCCAGGAAACTGTAG
- the LOC114784614 gene encoding phenylethanolamine N-methyltransferase-like: MEKESEKKTADIDNGVVAMAVRYQGFDPAAYLQYNYTPPRADFQRSDSIVPWKLSCLHKAFTEGDIDGDLLVDIGTGPTLYQVMSGCEVFRRVILTDFLEVNRKELKTWLGGGSGSLDWTPYLEYVCQLEGRSSSAASDKASRLRSAVTDVLPIDVHRQQPLASGALPPTGADCLVSCFCLESVSPDVASFNRALGNISTLLRLGGHLLLIGALGESFYLGGPGLQIPVVPLDEAQVCNSLKATGFALVQLSVYTLPPDMRVGVDDVSGVFFAKARKL, encoded by the exons atggagaaagagagtgagaagaAAACTGCGGACATCGACAATGGGGTGGTTGCCATGGCTGTGCGTTACCAGGGCTTCGATCCCGCAGCGTATCTCCAGTACAACTACACTCCACCCCGCGCCGACTTCCAGCGTTCTGACAGCATTGTACCCTGGAAGCTCAGCTGCCTTCACAAAGCCTTCACAGAAG GTGACATTGATGGGGATCTCCTCGTGGACATCGGTACCGGTCCCACCCTGTACCAGGTGATGAGCGGCTGCGAGGTGTTCAGACGTGTGATCCTGACTGACTTCCTGGAGGTGAACCGAAAAGAGCTGAAGACGTGGCTGGGCGGGGGGAGCGGCAGCCTGGACTGGACACCGTACCTGGAGTACGTCTGTCAGCTGGAGGGGAGGAG CTCATCAGCAGCCAGTGACAAAGCCTCACGGCTTCGCTCTGCAGTGACAGATGTCCTACCGATTGATGTTCACCGCCAGCAGCCCCTGGCTTCTGGGGCTCTGCCACCCACAGGAGCCGACTGCCTCGTGTCCTGCTTCTGCCTGGAGAGCGTCAGTCCAGACGTAGCCTCTTTCAACCGAGCACTGGGGAACATCTCCACATTGCTCCGACTTGGTGGGCACCTCCTGCTCATCGGAGCCCTGGGGGAGAGCTTCTACCTCGGGGGGCCGGGCCTGCAGATCCCCGTGGTGCCGCTGGACGAGGCCCAGGTGTGCAACAGCTTGAAGGCCACAGGGTTCGCCCTGGTCCAGCTCAGCGTCTACACCCTTCCCCCCGACATGAGGGTGGGGGTGGACGACGTGTCGGGAGTGTTCTTTGCTAAAGCCAGGAAACTGTAG